The genome window AGGTGGATGACATCAAGGTCTACGAAGAGAAGCGCAAAGCCGAGGCGCCGTGGCTTTTTTAAATCTTATTTAAAGCTGGGAAATCAACGTTTGGGGTTTTTGCTCAATTTTAACGTGAATCATATGAAGGACGGCATTAGGCGGGTGGTTAATCAACTTTGACTTCGCGCTCCTTTGCGTCCTTCGCGGTAAAAAATGAAAGAGAGAAACAAATGACTAGTAAAATTGCAGTTCTGCCGGGTGACGGTATCGGCCCCGAGATCGTCCGCGAAGCTGTCAAAGTGATTGACGCATTGAAGGCCAACTACGGTCTGGATGTTGAAATGGAACAGGGTGCCATCGGCGGTGCCGGTTACGACGCCGCCGGTGATCCGCTGCCGGCCGCAACGCTTGAGCTGGCTAAGGCCTCCGATGCGATATTGTTGGGGGCCGTAGGCGGTCCCAAGTATGACCAGCTCGAACGCGACAAGCGCCCCGAGCGGGGCCTGTTGCGTATTCGTAAGGAGTTGAACTTATTCGCCAATCTGCGTCCGGCGCTGCTCTACCCTGAACTGGCCGAGGCCTCCACACTGAAGCCGGAAGTGGTCTCCGGTCTGGACATCATGATCGTGCGCGAACTGACCGGCGATATCTATTTCGGGCAGCCGCGCGGCATCGAGGAACGCAATGGCGAGCGGGTGGGGTTTAACACCATGCTCTATAGCGAGTCCGAGGTGCGCCGGGTGGCCCATGTGGCCTTCCAAATCGCCATGAAGCGCGGCAAAAAACTCTGCTCGGTGGAAAAGGCCAATGTGCTGGAGTGCAGTGAACTGTGGAAAGAGATCGTGATCGAAGTCGGTAAGAAGTACCCTCAGGTCGAGCTGAGCCACATGTATGTGGATAATGCCGCCATGCAGCTGGTGCGCGCGCCGAAACAGTTCGATGTCATCGTCACCGGTAATATCTTCGGTGATATTCTTTCAGATGCCGCTTCCATGCTCACTGGCTCCATCGGCATGCTGCCGTCGGCCTCGCTGGATGACAACGATAAAGGGATGTACGAGCCCATTCATGGTTCGGCCCCGGACATCGCCGGCCAGAATCTGGCCAATCCCCTGGCGACCATCCTGTCTGTGGCCATGATGTTGCGTTACACTTTCGG of Candidatus Tenderia electrophaga contains these proteins:
- a CDS encoding 3-isopropylmalate dehydrogenase (catalyzes the oxidation of 3-isopropylmalate to 3-carboxy-4-methyl-2-oxopentanoate in leucine biosynthesis), encoding MTSKIAVLPGDGIGPEIVREAVKVIDALKANYGLDVEMEQGAIGGAGYDAAGDPLPAATLELAKASDAILLGAVGGPKYDQLERDKRPERGLLRIRKELNLFANLRPALLYPELAEASTLKPEVVSGLDIMIVRELTGDIYFGQPRGIEERNGERVGFNTMLYSESEVRRVAHVAFQIAMKRGKKLCSVEKANVLECSELWKEIVIEVGKKYPQVELSHMYVDNAAMQLVRAPKQFDVIVTGNIFGDILSDAASMLTGSIGMLPSASLDDNDKGMYEPIHGSAPDIAGQNLANPLATILSVAMMLRYTFGDEAAAQRIDAAVRQVLAEGYRTADIYSEGTQRVSCAEMGDAVVAALR